A portion of the Syntrophales bacterium genome contains these proteins:
- the mqnE gene encoding aminofutalosine synthase MqnE: MRRKMDINFRDQQLIPAWEKFQKGERLSLQDGLVMFRTGDIISLGKMAHAAQQQKSGDAAYFALNQKIEPTNICVLSCRFCAFAAKRGRPGAYEMTIEDILGRLTPHVQEVHITGALHPDWEWQHYLQMISAIRKNFSNINIKAFTAVEADFFRRKFKLPLAEILLQLKEAGLDTMPGGGAEVFSERIRKLLFPQKIGAETWLEVHKTAHRLGIPTNATLLYGHLETYEERLIHMIKLREAQDETGGFFAFIPLAFQAGSTGIRPQSGFSSAIDDLKTIAVSRLMLDNFPHIKAYWVMLTEEIASVALNFGADDMDGTVGGERIAHDAGATSPTALAKERIIRIIKDARKIPVERDAYYNPLNIYAEDVIGKIPYLNSVPFYEYFEKGEFKILPVTPRQMGALSRKGQIDAAPFSLMDYLAQEDSLETMSCCIAGRDQIKSIMLFAREDWAGLAEKNIGITDETATSVKLLHVLLEKKYGLRANFIRMHLGVNDYHAFAAVLLIGDEALKRKKYGLPGFELVYDLAREWHDWQKLPFVFAVWAQKKSLPAAKKLELQQALQKSLERAEDELDSIGCLHGKRIGLSPPETKEYLEGFIYRLGEREMKAISVFRKLLEEVEEAGKS; this comes from the coding sequence ATGCGGCGGAAGATGGACATCAATTTTCGTGACCAACAACTCATTCCCGCATGGGAGAAGTTTCAGAAGGGCGAGAGACTTTCCCTGCAAGACGGTCTGGTGATGTTCCGTACAGGCGACATCATCTCCCTCGGTAAGATGGCGCATGCCGCTCAGCAACAGAAGAGTGGAGACGCCGCCTACTTCGCCCTCAACCAGAAGATCGAACCAACAAACATCTGTGTACTCTCCTGCAGGTTTTGCGCCTTTGCCGCCAAGCGGGGCAGGCCCGGCGCTTACGAGATGACCATCGAGGATATCCTGGGCAGGCTGACACCCCATGTCCAAGAAGTACACATCACCGGCGCCCTCCACCCGGATTGGGAGTGGCAGCACTACCTCCAGATGATCTCCGCGATCAGGAAGAACTTCTCGAACATCAACATCAAGGCCTTCACCGCCGTGGAAGCCGATTTCTTCCGCAGGAAATTCAAACTTCCCCTCGCAGAGATCCTTCTCCAGTTGAAGGAGGCAGGACTGGACACAATGCCGGGGGGTGGGGCGGAGGTCTTTTCGGAACGTATCCGCAAACTACTCTTTCCTCAGAAGATCGGCGCGGAGACCTGGCTCGAGGTGCACAAAACCGCACACCGGCTTGGCATCCCCACGAATGCAACGCTCCTTTACGGCCATCTCGAGACATACGAAGAACGGCTGATTCACATGATCAAGCTCCGGGAGGCACAGGATGAAACGGGCGGTTTTTTTGCGTTTATCCCCCTTGCCTTCCAGGCCGGCAGTACGGGGATTAGACCCCAAAGCGGTTTCTCCTCCGCCATTGACGACTTAAAAACAATCGCCGTTTCACGCCTGATGCTGGATAACTTTCCCCATATCAAGGCGTACTGGGTCATGCTGACGGAGGAGATCGCCTCCGTGGCCCTGAACTTCGGGGCTGATGACATGGATGGAACCGTGGGAGGGGAGAGAATCGCACACGATGCCGGGGCAACAAGCCCGACAGCGCTGGCAAAAGAGCGGATCATCAGGATCATCAAAGATGCCCGAAAGATACCGGTGGAACGCGATGCCTATTATAACCCACTGAACATCTATGCCGAAGATGTCATCGGGAAGATTCCCTACCTTAATTCCGTCCCCTTCTACGAATATTTTGAGAAGGGAGAATTCAAAATTTTACCGGTTACACCGCGGCAGATGGGAGCCTTGTCGAGGAAGGGACAGATTGATGCCGCCCCCTTCTCGCTGATGGATTATCTCGCCCAGGAAGACAGTCTTGAGACGATGAGCTGCTGCATTGCCGGACGTGATCAGATTAAGAGTATCATGCTCTTTGCGAGGGAAGACTGGGCCGGCCTCGCGGAGAAAAACATCGGCATCACGGACGAAACGGCGACGTCGGTAAAACTGCTCCATGTCCTCCTCGAGAAAAAATACGGGTTGAGAGCGAACTTCATACGCATGCATCTCGGGGTCAATGATTACCATGCGTTTGCCGCGGTGCTGCTCATCGGTGATGAGGCATTAAAACGTAAAAAATACGGTCTTCCCGGGTTTGAACTCGTGTACGACCTTGCCAGGGAATGGCACGATTGGCAAAAACTCCCCTTTGTCTTTGCCGTGTGGGCGCAGAAAAAATCTCTACCGGCCGCTAAAAAGCTGGAACTGCAACAGGCGCTGCAAAAATCCCTCGAGAGGGCAGAGGATGAACTCGATTCTATCGGTTGCCTGCATGGAAAAAGGATCGGCCTGTCTCCCCCAGAGACTAAAGAATACCTTGAAGGATTTATTTACCGCCTTGGAGAGCGTGAGATGAAGGCCATATCAGTCTTTCGGAAGTTGCTGGAAGAGGTTGAAGAGGCAGGGAAAAGTTAA
- a CDS encoding UbiA-like polyprenyltransferase: MGLITEEEMIRKALFAEEIFRWYSRVVTYGRMIKFSHTVFALPFALAALLLAHREHPITSRLVFLVIVAMVGARSAAMGFNRFADAKDDAENPRTAEREIPAGRISLRETAIFITGSSILFILAAAAISEICFWFSFPVLLALFGYSYTKRFTWLSHIVLGLVQGLVPIAVWVAVTGTFSAKILALSLTLCTYIAGFDILYACQDMEFDRRQRLYSMPARFGLARAMRFSSLLHLIAFLSLLSLWRIFALSPYYLTFVSVIGILLIVEHRLVKPDDLSRVNIAFYHVNSVISLLLFAALLTEEMVGRMF; this comes from the coding sequence ATGGGACTCATAACAGAGGAGGAGATGATAAGAAAAGCCCTGTTTGCAGAAGAGATTTTCAGATGGTATTCCAGGGTTGTCACCTACGGGCGGATGATTAAATTTTCCCATACCGTCTTTGCCCTGCCCTTTGCTCTCGCTGCTCTCCTTCTGGCGCACAGAGAGCATCCTATTACCTCCCGTCTCGTCTTTTTGGTTATTGTGGCGATGGTAGGAGCCAGATCCGCCGCCATGGGGTTCAACCGTTTTGCCGATGCAAAGGACGATGCGGAAAATCCGCGGACCGCGGAAAGGGAGATTCCCGCCGGCCGTATTTCTCTCCGGGAAACGGCGATCTTCATCACAGGTTCAAGTATCCTTTTTATCCTTGCGGCAGCGGCCATCTCTGAAATCTGCTTCTGGTTTTCCTTCCCCGTTTTGCTTGCCCTCTTCGGTTATTCCTACACGAAGAGGTTTACCTGGTTATCACACATTGTCCTGGGATTGGTCCAGGGGTTGGTACCCATAGCGGTCTGGGTTGCCGTAACGGGAACATTTTCTGCCAAGATATTGGCCCTGTCCCTGACCCTTTGCACCTACATCGCCGGGTTCGATATTCTCTACGCCTGCCAGGATATGGAGTTTGACCGCCGGCAGAGGCTCTACTCCATGCCGGCAAGGTTCGGCCTGGCGAGAGCCATGCGTTTTTCCTCGCTCCTCCATTTGATCGCCTTCCTGTCACTTTTATCTCTCTGGCGGATCTTTGCCCTCAGCCCCTATTATCTCACCTTTGTCTCTGTCATCGGTATTCTTCTGATCGTAGAGCACAGACTTGTCAAACCGGATGATCTCTCAAGAGTCAACATCGCCTTTTATCACGTAAACAGCGTCATTTCTCTCCTCTTATTTGCCGCTTTGCTGACCGAGGAGATGGTGGGGAGGATGTTTTGA
- a CDS encoding flavin prenyltransferase UbiX, with product MKKRIIVGTTGASGTVYAVRLLEILLTMPLEIHLIVSAMGWDIMRYEQDWHDETLDDFIARKLRPKTAAGDLILHPIGDMFAPPASGSFQSSGMVVVPCSMRTLSTIAAGHAGNLIERAADVTLKERRPLVLVPRETPVSLIHLRNMVAATEAGAVIMPASPPFYHRPQGIADLVNFMVGRILDHLHLEHHLIPRWGERHA from the coding sequence TTGAAAAAACGGATTATTGTGGGGACAACCGGCGCTTCCGGTACCGTTTATGCGGTGAGGCTTCTCGAGATCCTGCTGACGATGCCTCTTGAGATCCATCTCATCGTATCCGCCATGGGTTGGGATATCATGCGTTATGAGCAGGACTGGCATGATGAAACTCTGGATGACTTCATCGCCCGGAAACTGAGACCCAAAACAGCGGCAGGCGATTTAATCCTGCACCCCATCGGCGATATGTTCGCCCCACCAGCCAGTGGTTCCTTTCAGTCCTCCGGGATGGTGGTCGTTCCCTGTTCCATGAGGACTCTTTCTACTATTGCCGCAGGCCACGCCGGCAATCTGATCGAAAGGGCCGCCGACGTTACCCTGAAGGAGAGGCGTCCCCTCGTCCTGGTTCCCAGGGAGACCCCGGTAAGCCTGATCCATCTGCGAAATATGGTCGCGGCAACGGAGGCCGGCGCCGTGATCATGCCGGCGAGTCCTCCCTTTTATCACCGGCCGCAAGGAATCGCCGATCTGGTGAACTTTATGGTGGGGAGGATACTCGATCACCTTCATCTGGAACACCACCTGATCCCGAGGTGGGGGGAGAGACATGCCTGA
- a CDS encoding menaquinone biosynthesis decarboxylase: protein MPEKKNYRNLTDFVRVLEAEGELVRIKAPVSSFLEITEITDRVSKGPSGGKALLFEQVDGSSFPVITNAFGSAKRIALALGVRNLDDLERRVKEILEQAPPKTLREKLQFLTRVLSWGWYLPKVVRMAHPPCQEVVLRGDQVGLSKLPVLHCWPGDGGPFITLPVVFTKSLTTGKRNAGMYRLQVFDKNTTGMHWHIHKDGSHYFNEYRRAGKRMEVAVAIGTDPAVTYAATAPLPRGIDEMILAGFIRGKPVEMVKGITVDMEVPAEAEIVLEGYIVPEERRLEGPFGDHTGYYSLQDDYPVFHVTAITHRKNAVYSATVVGRPPMEDCYLAKATERLFLPLLQATMPEIADYVMPWEGVFHNITIVALDKEYPGHPRKAIHGLWGAGQMSFCKMIVVVDGAADLRDLKGLFTKILDTVDLKSDLVITEGILDVLDHAAPNPLFGGKIGIDATERIRGEVPRETGSLHRDGVELPAAGEILRELKALDEGFLSCRMPFTSVVHPLILLQVDKGLGKRGRFFTKLLFLAKTIPPQSIAVLYDADIDLSDNSLLLWKGFNNVDPLRDIVVRGNQAVIDATRKGREDGHPRPWPDDVVMSQEVKERVTTRREELGISHLLTLVILLISFQLF from the coding sequence ATGCCTGAGAAGAAGAATTACAGGAATCTGACTGACTTCGTTCGGGTCCTCGAAGCGGAGGGAGAACTGGTGAGGATCAAGGCCCCCGTCTCTTCTTTCCTTGAGATCACCGAGATAACGGACAGGGTCTCCAAGGGCCCATCCGGCGGCAAGGCGTTGCTCTTTGAGCAAGTGGACGGTTCTTCCTTTCCCGTGATTACCAATGCCTTTGGCAGTGCAAAGAGGATTGCCCTCGCCTTGGGGGTGAGGAATCTGGACGATCTGGAGAGAAGGGTAAAGGAGATACTGGAACAGGCCCCGCCGAAGACCTTGAGGGAGAAACTCCAGTTCCTGACCAGGGTCCTGAGCTGGGGGTGGTACCTCCCCAAGGTTGTCAGGATGGCCCATCCCCCCTGTCAGGAGGTTGTTTTGAGGGGTGATCAGGTTGGCCTGAGCAAATTGCCGGTCCTCCATTGCTGGCCCGGTGACGGCGGTCCTTTTATCACCCTACCCGTTGTATTCACTAAAAGTCTCACCACCGGAAAGAGAAATGCCGGTATGTACCGTCTTCAGGTCTTTGATAAGAATACTACGGGGATGCACTGGCATATCCACAAGGACGGTTCGCATTATTTTAATGAGTACCGCAGAGCCGGTAAAAGGATGGAAGTGGCGGTAGCCATCGGCACAGATCCCGCCGTTACCTATGCGGCAACCGCTCCCCTGCCCCGTGGTATTGACGAGATGATCCTGGCCGGATTCATCCGGGGCAAACCGGTGGAGATGGTAAAGGGGATCACCGTGGATATGGAGGTTCCTGCGGAGGCGGAGATTGTCCTCGAAGGTTACATCGTCCCGGAGGAGAGGAGACTGGAAGGACCATTCGGTGATCACACGGGGTACTACTCCCTCCAGGATGATTATCCTGTCTTTCATGTAACCGCCATAACCCACCGGAAAAATGCCGTTTACAGCGCCACGGTCGTTGGCCGGCCCCCGATGGAAGACTGCTATCTGGCAAAGGCAACAGAAAGGCTCTTTCTTCCCCTGCTGCAGGCCACCATGCCGGAAATCGCGGATTATGTCATGCCCTGGGAAGGTGTTTTTCACAATATTACCATTGTTGCCCTTGATAAGGAATATCCCGGCCATCCGAGGAAGGCGATCCACGGCCTTTGGGGAGCCGGCCAGATGAGTTTCTGTAAGATGATCGTCGTGGTGGATGGCGCTGCCGACCTTCGCGATCTCAAGGGGCTTTTTACAAAGATTCTCGATACAGTTGACTTAAAGAGCGATCTTGTCATCACCGAGGGGATACTGGACGTTCTCGATCACGCGGCGCCTAATCCCCTCTTTGGAGGAAAGATAGGGATTGACGCCACGGAGAGGATCAGGGGAGAGGTTCCCAGGGAGACCGGAAGTCTGCATCGTGATGGTGTGGAATTGCCGGCGGCAGGGGAAATCCTCAGAGAACTCAAGGCGCTGGATGAAGGCTTTCTCTCCTGCCGGATGCCGTTTACCTCTGTAGTGCATCCACTTATCCTTTTACAGGTGGATAAGGGGCTTGGGAAAAGGGGGCGCTTTTTTACGAAATTGCTTTTCCTTGCGAAGACAATACCACCGCAAAGTATCGCTGTCCTTTACGATGCAGATATTGATCTCTCTGATAATTCTCTCCTGTTATGGAAAGGATTCAATAATGTGGATCCCCTGAGGGATATTGTCGTCAGGGGTAACCAGGCGGTTATTGATGCCACGCGAAAGGGACGGGAGGATGGTCATCCACGGCCCTGGCCGGATGATGTTGTGATGAGTCAGGAGGTCAAGGAAAGGGTTACGACAAGGAGAGAGGAACTGGGGATCTCCCATCTCCTTACTTTAGTTATCCTTCTAATCAGCTTTCAGCTTTTTTAA
- a CDS encoding deoxyhypusine synthase, translating into MEKKDYLKTPVEHIDITSINAVDIIRAMRGMSFTARDLAVASDIYDRMLMDPDCAIILTVAGSTSAAGCMQIYSDLVKYNMVDVIVATGATIVDTDFFEALGFRHYQGTPFVDDRLLRRLYIDRIYDTFIDEEELQVCDRTISAIADALPPRPYSSREFIQEMGRYLTVHARKKDSLVQVAYEHDVPIFCPAFSDSSAGFGLVLHQYQHPEEHCSIDSVKDFRELTMIKIGAETTGLLVIGGGVPKNFAQDTVICAEILGKQVPPHKYAVQITVADVRDGACSSSTLREATSWGKVDMACEQMVYAEATSALPLLASYAYHRGNWKIRKKWRCAKIFEA; encoded by the coding sequence ATGGAAAAGAAGGATTACTTGAAGACACCGGTTGAGCACATTGATATAACATCCATCAATGCTGTGGATATCATTCGGGCCATGAGGGGGATGTCCTTCACGGCAAGGGATCTTGCCGTGGCCTCGGACATATACGACAGAATGCTTATGGACCCGGATTGTGCCATCATACTGACTGTAGCCGGCAGTACAAGCGCCGCTGGTTGCATGCAGATCTATTCTGATCTCGTAAAGTACAATATGGTGGATGTGATCGTTGCCACCGGCGCTACGATTGTAGATACGGATTTTTTCGAGGCCCTCGGATTCAGACATTACCAGGGTACCCCCTTTGTGGATGACAGGCTATTGAGAAGATTATATATAGACAGGATCTACGATACCTTCATTGATGAAGAAGAACTCCAGGTTTGTGACAGAACGATCAGTGCAATCGCCGATGCCCTGCCCCCCCGACCCTATTCTTCCCGGGAGTTTATCCAAGAGATGGGGCGATACCTGACGGTCCACGCGAGAAAGAAGGATTCCCTCGTTCAGGTGGCCTACGAACATGATGTGCCGATCTTCTGTCCCGCCTTTTCCGACAGCAGCGCCGGTTTTGGTCTTGTCCTGCATCAGTATCAGCACCCTGAAGAACATTGCTCCATTGATTCCGTGAAGGATTTTAGAGAGTTAACCATGATCAAGATAGGGGCTGAAACGACGGGACTCCTCGTTATCGGGGGAGGAGTCCCGAAAAATTTTGCCCAGGATACGGTGATCTGTGCCGAGATATTAGGCAAGCAGGTCCCCCCGCATAAGTATGCCGTGCAGATCACCGTTGCCGATGTGAGGGACGGAGCATGCTCCAGTTCTACGCTGAGGGAAGCGACCTCGTGGGGGAAGGTGGATATGGCCTGTGAACAGATGGTTTATGCCGAGGCAACCTCCGCCTTACCCTTGCTGGCAAGTTACGCCTACCACAGGGGAAATTGGAAAATTAGGAAGAAATGGCGATGCGCAAAGATATTTGAAGCTTGA
- the tsaA gene encoding tRNA (N6-threonylcarbamoyladenosine(37)-N6)-methyltransferase TrmO — protein sequence MRGLVCPLTVMRQWYTGGGEMSPLEETPYQGYRSHEVGEVEVFEEFEEGLADLDGFSHIILLYLFHKSDSYSLKVKPFLDDSLRGLFATRHPGRPNPIGLSVVKLLSRRKNILRIAEIDALDGTPLLDIKPYVPQFDQREKVKVGWLEGKRINSPERSCRH from the coding sequence ATGAGGGGTCTTGTCTGCCCCCTAACTGTAATGCGGCAATGGTACACGGGAGGGGGGGAAATGTCGCCACTGGAGGAGACACCTTACCAGGGGTATAGATCCCATGAGGTGGGTGAGGTAGAGGTCTTTGAGGAGTTTGAGGAGGGCCTTGCCGATCTTGATGGCTTTTCCCATATTATCCTCCTGTATCTCTTCCATAAATCTGACAGCTACTCTCTTAAAGTAAAACCGTTTCTGGATGATAGTCTCCGGGGCCTTTTTGCCACCCGGCATCCCGGAAGGCCCAATCCCATTGGATTATCTGTGGTAAAGCTCCTTTCAAGGAGAAAGAATATATTGCGGATCGCAGAAATAGACGCCCTGGATGGCACCCCTCTTCTCGATATCAAGCCCTATGTCCCTCAATTTGATCAGAGGGAGAAGGTAAAGGTTGGCTGGCTTGAGGGTAAAAGAATTAACTCCCCGGAGAGGAGTTGCAGGCATTGA
- a CDS encoding NAD(P)H-dependent oxidoreductase has product MSRILIIYHSQTGNTEKMALAVAEGSRGIENTEVMIKKAQDATLDDLLEADGLAIGTPENFGYMSGMVKDFFDRTFYLAQDKVLRKPYVVFISAGNDGTGALRSIERIAQGYKFKKVYDPVISTGALTEDTLEKCRNMGGVLAAGCQMGIY; this is encoded by the coding sequence ATGTCCAGAATATTAATTATCTATCACTCACAGACGGGGAATACAGAAAAGATGGCCTTAGCCGTTGCAGAAGGGAGCCGCGGCATTGAAAATACCGAAGTTATGATAAAAAAAGCGCAAGACGCCACCCTCGATGATCTTTTAGAGGCGGACGGTCTGGCGATTGGTACACCGGAGAACTTTGGCTATATGTCAGGCATGGTCAAGGATTTTTTTGACAGGACTTTTTACCTCGCCCAGGATAAGGTCTTGAGAAAACCCTACGTGGTCTTTATCAGCGCTGGTAATGACGGTACTGGTGCCCTGAGGAGTATCGAACGGATTGCCCAGGGCTATAAGTTCAAAAAGGTCTATGACCCTGTGATTTCTACAGGCGCCTTGACCGAAGATACCCTGGAGAAATGTCGCAACATGGGAGGGGTTCTTGCCGCCGGCTGTCAGATGGGAATTTACTGA
- a CDS encoding sigma 54-interacting transcriptional regulator, which yields MRRDEPTTFFNIILDSIADGVFTINDEEEITSFNRAAQEITGFSREEAVGQHCFDIFRTNICQTNCALRQTVRTGKPIINMPVNILRKNGKEAPVSISTAVLRDEQEKVIGAVETFRDLSVVEELRKELSKRYALEDIIGKNHQIQDIFHILPDIAESDATVLIQGPSGSGKELFARAIHNLSHRKNHPYVKVHCGALPDTLLESELFGYVKGAFTDAKKDKPGRFALAEGGTILLDEVGDMSHALQVKLLRILQEKEYEPLGGVTSIKADVRIVAATNKNLPDLVRTEGFREDLFYRLNVVKIVCHSGPSREDRAVRRLETLDGSLPEMAPEVIDIGVLKKKYMPARFPHLAHVKKLSEISNRNRLANYFHADKATICAGCHHYTPIEPKSPPPLCRDCHNVSFDLQDLKKPRLVAAYHLQCINCHKRMKLKPLKCTDCHAKRLVDKSLSQKNRTIEVR from the coding sequence ATGAGAAGAGACGAGCCGACAACCTTTTTCAATATCATCCTCGATAGCATAGCTGATGGCGTCTTCACAATCAATGACGAGGAAGAGATCACCTCCTTCAATCGGGCAGCACAAGAGATCACAGGTTTTAGCAGGGAAGAGGCCGTTGGGCAGCATTGTTTCGATATATTCAGAACCAATATCTGCCAGACAAACTGTGCCCTCAGGCAGACTGTACGGACAGGCAAACCTATTATCAACATGCCCGTGAACATCCTCAGGAAAAACGGGAAAGAGGCGCCGGTCAGTATCAGCACGGCTGTGCTCAGGGACGAACAAGAAAAGGTGATCGGGGCGGTGGAAACCTTCAGAGACCTCTCGGTGGTAGAGGAATTGAGGAAGGAGTTATCCAAGCGATACGCCCTCGAAGACATCATAGGTAAGAATCACCAAATTCAGGATATCTTTCACATCCTTCCAGATATTGCCGAAAGCGACGCTACCGTTCTTATCCAGGGGCCGAGCGGTTCCGGTAAAGAGCTTTTCGCCAGGGCTATCCATAACCTGAGCCACCGAAAGAATCACCCTTATGTCAAGGTGCATTGCGGAGCCCTCCCCGATACCCTTCTCGAGTCCGAACTTTTTGGCTATGTTAAAGGGGCATTTACCGATGCGAAGAAAGATAAACCGGGCCGATTTGCCTTGGCAGAGGGAGGCACCATTCTTCTCGACGAGGTAGGGGATATGTCCCACGCCCTCCAGGTAAAGCTCCTTCGGATCTTACAGGAGAAAGAGTATGAACCACTCGGAGGGGTAACCTCTATTAAGGCCGATGTACGGATCGTGGCAGCTACTAATAAGAACCTACCCGATCTGGTACGGACCGAGGGCTTTCGGGAGGACCTCTTCTATCGTCTTAATGTAGTCAAGATCGTTTGCCATAGCGGGCCTTCCAGGGAAGATCGAGCCGTGCGAAGGCTTGAGACGTTAGATGGCTCTCTGCCGGAAATGGCGCCCGAAGTGATAGATATCGGTGTCTTAAAAAAGAAATATATGCCGGCTCGGTTTCCTCATCTTGCCCATGTCAAGAAGTTATCTGAGATTTCGAATAGAAACAGGTTAGCCAACTATTTCCATGCCGATAAAGCCACTATCTGTGCGGGGTGTCACCATTACACTCCAATTGAACCTAAAAGCCCTCCTCCACTCTGTAGAGACTGCCATAACGTCTCCTTTGACCTCCAGGATTTGAAAAAACCGAGACTTGTTGCAGCGTATCATCTCCAGTGTATAAACTGTCACAAGAGGATGAAACTAAAACCTTTAAAATGCACTGATTGTCATGCCAAGAGGCTTGTGGATAAATCGTTATCTCAGAAAAACCGGACTATTGAAGTGAGGTAG
- a CDS encoding 4Fe-4S dicluster domain-containing protein — protein MDRREFLKTIGIGIGGVACGDILTPSIVKAQNAFEVNEFFGVLVDTTRCIGCMRCEMACAEAHNLPLPDISNDSVFEKKRNTTETRWTVVNRYETEKGKIFVKQQCMHCNQPACVAACLVKAMKKRKEAHVTWDTNCIGCRLCMVSCPFDMPKFEYNSPFPKIQKCNLCWDRFQEGKLPACVEACPVEALKFGARRDILDEANSRIFQNPHNYVHRVYGGHEVGGTSYIYLSAVPFEQIGFRGDLGTTPYPEFTTGFLYAVPFVFVLWPLILLGMNRATRREED, from the coding sequence ATGGACAGGAGGGAATTCCTGAAGACGATAGGAATAGGGATAGGAGGGGTTGCCTGTGGAGATATTCTGACACCTTCTATTGTCAAGGCCCAAAATGCTTTTGAGGTCAACGAATTCTTCGGTGTTCTTGTTGATACAACCCGATGTATTGGCTGCATGCGGTGCGAGATGGCGTGCGCCGAGGCGCATAACTTGCCCCTGCCTGATATCTCCAATGATTCTGTATTTGAAAAGAAACGGAATACGACAGAGACCCGGTGGACCGTTGTCAACCGCTATGAAACTGAGAAGGGAAAGATTTTTGTAAAACAGCAGTGCATGCACTGCAATCAGCCTGCCTGTGTTGCGGCATGCCTTGTAAAGGCCATGAAAAAGAGAAAGGAAGCTCATGTCACCTGGGATACAAATTGTATAGGTTGCAGGTTATGTATGGTCTCTTGTCCTTTTGACATGCCAAAGTTTGAATACAATAGTCCTTTTCCCAAAATTCAGAAGTGCAATCTCTGCTGGGATAGGTTCCAGGAAGGAAAACTTCCTGCCTGTGTTGAAGCGTGTCCAGTGGAAGCATTGAAATTTGGCGCGAGGAGGGACATTTTGGATGAAGCCAATAGCCGGATCTTTCAAAATCCCCATAATTATGTCCACCGCGTGTATGGTGGGCATGAAGTGGGTGGCACATCATATATCTATCTCTCAGCAGTTCCCTTTGAACAGATAGGTTTCCGGGGAGACCTTGGAACAACCCCCTATCCGGAGTTTACCACCGGTTTTCTTTACGCTGTTCCCTTCGTGTTCGTCCTTTGGCCTCTAATTTTGCTGGGAATGAACCGTGCGACAAGACGAGAGGAAGATTAA